The following are from one region of the Osmerus mordax isolate fOsmMor3 chromosome 1, fOsmMor3.pri, whole genome shotgun sequence genome:
- the LOC136954883 gene encoding claudin-16-like, with the protein MLLSAALSDCWRRGAKDPLSSVDLSYRCRGLWGECIRDNVAGMWTCDVTLSYLEHQPANILSMRVALVLICGVSAISNLLLAPSLMCTRLISDSIHKRRLMRASGALLLVGDMLFPSGVCGTAGLLWFAVDTFIRYRQEVAFGIPGITYELGLSYWLGVGGVACILTSATTILTIRPASQRRDVIGMNLVPRTAQKGLSRTPTNTQPRSPGERTYI; encoded by the exons ATGCTGCTGTCTGCAGCTCTCTCTGACTGTTGGAGG cgcggTGCTAAGGATCCTCTCTCCTCGGTGGACCTGAGTTATCGCTGTAGAGGACTGTGGGGAGAGTGCATCCGTGACAACGTAGCTGGGATGTGGACCTGTGATGTCACTCTGTCCTACCTGGAACACCAGCCAG CTAATATCTTATCTATGAGGGTTGCATTGGTGTTAATATGTGGAGTGTCAGCCATCTCTAACCTCCTCCTGGCACCTAGCCTGATGTGCACCAGGTTAATCAGTGACTCTATCCACAAGAGAAGATTGATGAGGGCCTCTGGTGCCCTCTTACTGGTTGGAG ACATGTTGTTCCCTTCAGGGGTGTGTGGAACAGCAGGACTGCTGTGGTTTGCCGTGGATACCTTCATCAGATACAGGCAGGAG GTGGCTTTTGGTATACCAGGGATAACTTACGAATTGGGCCTGTCCTATTGGCTGGGAGTGGGAGGCGTGGCCTGCATTTTGACCTCAGCAACCACCATACTGACCATCAGACCTGCGTCTCAGAGGAGAGATGTCATTGGGATGAACCTGGTTCCACGGACAGCACAAAAGGGCCTAAGCCGTACTCCAACCAACACCCAACCACGGTCCCCTGGTGAAAGGACCTACATATAA